One window from the genome of Candidatus Chlorohelix allophototropha encodes:
- a CDS encoding DUF4388 domain-containing protein has protein sequence MALVGNLKDFGLAEFLYLVDRGYKTGRLTLQRPGDRAELYFQTGKLVYASHFGQEERLGDMLVRMGRITQEQVNYALRIQHTREPNKPLGAILVSNNIISTDEINKCVRLQIEEITYGLFNWNEGDFKFEQDVQPPPESLTIPLSVENIIMEGTRRIDEWTRIRDRIPNLDVVVRFSDQPHEKAKGVNLTPDEWRVFARINGLHSIRQIAQLTHLSEFDVARILYGFLSAGLVIISKQPPQAALNGGYPRTGLASPNAPRPVTAPAPAPAKSAQAVPPPVQQRAQVPVNGQYNPGYAVGVNAAPGPGLSAQSPPLPPQTFKKSLIRRIIDAISRR, from the coding sequence ATGGCGCTAGTAGGAAATCTTAAAGACTTCGGTCTGGCTGAATTTCTCTACCTCGTAGACCGGGGCTATAAGACCGGGCGTCTTACTTTGCAAAGACCCGGAGATCGCGCCGAACTTTATTTCCAGACAGGTAAACTGGTGTACGCTTCCCATTTCGGGCAAGAAGAACGTCTTGGTGATATGTTGGTACGAATGGGTCGAATCACTCAGGAACAGGTAAACTATGCCTTACGTATCCAGCACACACGCGAGCCAAACAAGCCTCTGGGTGCAATACTGGTAAGCAATAATATTATTTCTACCGACGAAATTAATAAATGCGTGCGTTTGCAAATTGAGGAAATAACCTACGGGCTTTTTAACTGGAACGAAGGGGATTTCAAATTTGAGCAAGATGTGCAGCCTCCCCCCGAAAGCCTGACTATTCCTCTGAGCGTGGAAAATATCATTATGGAGGGTACGCGCCGCATTGACGAGTGGACTCGAATTCGTGATAGAATTCCGAATCTGGATGTGGTGGTACGTTTTAGCGATCAGCCGCATGAAAAAGCTAAGGGTGTAAACCTTACACCTGATGAATGGCGCGTGTTTGCCCGTATCAATGGCTTGCACTCGATTCGCCAGATTGCCCAACTTACACACCTGAGCGAATTTGATGTTGCTCGTATCCTGTACGGTTTCCTGTCGGCGGGTCTGGTTATTATTTCCAAGCAACCGCCCCAAGCTGCTTTAAATGGTGGTTATCCCAGAACTGGGTTAGCCAGTCCTAATGCTCCCAGACCGGTCACTGCGCCCGCGCCTGCCCCGGCTAAATCAGCGCAGGCTGTACCACCGCCTGTGCAGCAACGCGCTCAGGTTCCGGTTAATGGGCAGTATAACCCAGGGTATGCGGTAGGGGTGAATGCTGCACCGGGACCCGGACTATCGGCTCAAAGTCCGCCTCTTCCACCGCAGACATTTAAAAAGAGCTTGATTCGCAGAATCATAGATGCCATATCCAGACGGTAA
- a CDS encoding sortase has protein sequence MQGDGAQNRSAQNFPSNPTIKGRLDLSAEEFERLSSVEREIWLAKKQLDEQRRLRLRHEAGRKPVNYKPDISAIPVEIKQDVLLDRKLEDTKSASELAKFGDDHTRRFKPPEFQTARDIPVKTRATNSSRSLLDFIGWTLEGLVIIAVMVVVGNWALQQFGISIDFSGSDHRNVSPSRPDGLFLNVMAEGNIYVPPTATPLPVPPTPTLRSLLLVETLSASQIAVAPTPTPYIVQATQVQPGKPRFAPPTRLVVPKIGVDSSVQEVIVNLGNWQVADYAVGFHQGTANAGDSSNMVLAGHRDIRGSVFLRLNELIPGDEIKVYSSAGSYRYIVSEIIEVAPTDVRVMAPTSEGMATLITCTPVGLATRRLVVKAKLVG, from the coding sequence ATGCAAGGCGACGGAGCACAAAATCGATCCGCGCAGAATTTCCCTTCCAATCCTACTATCAAGGGTAGATTAGACCTATCCGCCGAAGAGTTCGAAAGACTTTCTTCGGTAGAGCGCGAAATTTGGTTGGCAAAGAAGCAACTAGATGAACAGCGTCGCTTGCGATTGCGTCATGAAGCCGGACGCAAGCCTGTAAATTATAAACCGGATATTTCAGCAATACCGGTTGAAATTAAACAGGATGTATTGCTGGATCGCAAGCTTGAGGATACCAAGAGCGCTTCTGAACTTGCCAAATTCGGCGATGATCACACCCGCCGCTTTAAACCGCCTGAATTCCAAACCGCTCGTGATATTCCAGTAAAAACCAGAGCCACAAATAGTTCTCGTTCGCTGCTTGATTTTATTGGTTGGACTCTGGAAGGTTTAGTAATAATTGCAGTGATGGTGGTAGTTGGCAATTGGGCTTTGCAACAGTTCGGAATTTCAATTGATTTTTCAGGTTCCGATCACAGAAATGTCAGCCCAAGCCGCCCGGATGGGCTTTTTCTCAATGTGATGGCGGAAGGCAATATCTATGTGCCGCCAACAGCTACGCCCTTGCCGGTGCCACCTACGCCAACTTTACGATCTTTGTTGCTGGTTGAAACGCTAAGCGCCAGCCAAATAGCTGTTGCGCCTACTCCTACGCCTTATATTGTTCAGGCAACACAGGTTCAACCCGGCAAGCCTAGATTTGCGCCCCCTACTCGGTTGGTAGTGCCTAAAATCGGAGTAGACTCATCGGTTCAAGAAGTCATAGTGAATCTTGGTAACTGGCAGGTAGCAGATTATGCGGTTGGATTTCATCAAGGAACTGCCAATGCTGGTGATAGTAGTAATATGGTGCTGGCAGGGCATCGTGACATCAGAGGTAGCGTCTTTCTGCGGTTAAATGAATTGATACCGGGAGATGAAATAAAAGTATATTCCAGCGCCGGTTCTTATCGCTATATTGTTTCGGAAATTATAGAGGTAGCGCCAACTGATGTGCGTGTGATGGCTCCTACCTCTGAAGGTATGGCAACCTTAATAACTTGTACACCGGTGGGGTTGGCAACCAGACGATTGGTAGTTAAAGCTAAATTGGTCGGGTGA
- a CDS encoding glycoside hydrolase family 31 protein yields the protein MSTQSLSAGKPGNLKGFWQQGQTLFLDYEGAVLSITVLDKNMVRFRLAPGGTFAKRRSWSVTSPDEDFPASPYTFTPTPNGIEITTETLLLKLSNAGARISILNNQGLLINEDSSEGAVFWESEGKTIWRKTMPEDEHYYGFGERSGLLDKRGRRYTCWTTDPWQYTSDHGPGADSLYQAIPFFMALRQETGCYGIYLNNTHRTAFDMGNPRSNQYSIEIEGGEMDYYFIYGPEPAQVLERYTFLTGRMPMPPRWALGYHQSRWSYDNEQIVRGIASQFRERGIPAEVIHLDIDYMDEFRVFTWNKTNFPDPAKLISDLNAQGFKVVTIIDPGVKHQPEGGYHVYSEGSAQGYFITNPDGTEYTGCVWPGTSVFADFTRTDVRKWWNDQHNELLAEGVKGIWNDMNEPAISQYPFGTPNNPVASPSLDAPMGDPEERITFAEGKNVYGLLMDRATHEAMLRFNPNERPFMLTRSGAAGIQRYSTVWSGDNLTLWEHLEMSIAEICNWSLSGVGFSGVDIGGFGGHGTPELFARWIQLGAFYPFSRGHSIEKVSQKEPWTWGSEVEEISRRALTLRYRLMPYLYSLFYTAAQTGAPIWQPLLYQFSKDTTTYQISDQVMVGHAIMLAPICRPGQTTRAVYMPEGVWYDFWSDERLTKPGYRLVEAELDTIPMFMRGGTIVPFGTEMQYSDEKPLDLITLEVYPDANGSATGVLYEDDGHSFGYQHGEFCLTRFQCAVENGKTKISAQRQGQYAPAPRAIEIWVHGEGEARSYQLPRDSGNWQVEV from the coding sequence ATGTCCACACAATCTCTATCAGCCGGGAAACCCGGCAACCTCAAGGGTTTCTGGCAACAAGGTCAGACTTTATTTTTGGATTATGAAGGGGCAGTGCTGTCTATAACAGTGCTCGATAAAAATATGGTGCGTTTCAGGCTTGCTCCGGGAGGCACTTTTGCTAAGCGCCGAAGCTGGTCTGTAACAAGCCCCGATGAAGATTTTCCAGCTTCTCCCTATACTTTTACCCCAACACCCAATGGAATCGAAATAACTACCGAGACGCTATTGCTCAAACTGAGTAATGCAGGTGCAAGGATTTCGATTCTGAACAATCAAGGCTTGCTGATTAATGAAGATAGCAGCGAAGGGGCAGTCTTTTGGGAATCGGAAGGTAAAACCATTTGGCGCAAAACGATGCCGGAAGATGAGCATTATTACGGGTTCGGTGAGCGCAGCGGGTTGCTGGACAAACGCGGCAGGCGCTACACCTGCTGGACTACCGACCCATGGCAATATACTTCCGATCACGGACCGGGCGCGGACTCGCTATATCAGGCGATTCCGTTCTTTATGGCGCTACGCCAAGAAACTGGCTGTTATGGAATTTATCTGAACAATACCCACCGCACCGCTTTCGATATGGGAAACCCGCGCTCGAACCAGTACAGTATCGAAATCGAAGGTGGCGAAATGGACTATTACTTTATATACGGACCTGAACCGGCACAGGTGCTTGAACGCTACACCTTCCTTACAGGTAGGATGCCCATGCCTCCGCGTTGGGCGTTAGGCTATCACCAGAGCCGTTGGAGTTATGATAACGAACAGATTGTGCGGGGGATTGCCAGCCAATTCCGGGAAAGAGGTATCCCCGCTGAAGTAATACATCTAGACATTGACTATATGGATGAGTTCAGGGTGTTCACATGGAACAAAACCAATTTCCCTGACCCGGCAAAACTGATTTCTGATTTGAACGCGCAAGGTTTCAAGGTCGTAACAATAATTGACCCCGGTGTTAAGCATCAGCCTGAAGGCGGTTATCATGTCTATTCGGAAGGTTCAGCCCAAGGTTACTTCATTACCAACCCGGACGGAACTGAATATACCGGATGTGTATGGCCCGGTACGAGCGTTTTCGCCGATTTTACCCGCACCGATGTGCGAAAATGGTGGAACGACCAGCATAATGAGCTATTAGCTGAAGGGGTAAAGGGCATCTGGAACGATATGAATGAACCTGCCATCAGTCAGTACCCTTTTGGCACACCCAATAACCCGGTTGCTAGCCCGTCATTAGATGCGCCTATGGGTGACCCGGAAGAGCGTATAACTTTTGCCGAGGGCAAAAATGTTTACGGTCTCTTGATGGATCGAGCCACGCACGAAGCTATGTTGCGCTTTAACCCGAACGAACGCCCCTTCATGCTAACTCGTTCTGGGGCTGCCGGTATTCAGCGATACAGCACTGTTTGGTCGGGCGATAACCTCACGTTGTGGGAACATTTGGAAATGAGTATCGCGGAAATTTGCAACTGGAGCTTATCGGGAGTTGGTTTTTCGGGCGTGGACATCGGCGGGTTTGGCGGACATGGTACGCCTGAACTATTCGCCCGCTGGATACAATTGGGCGCATTCTATCCTTTCTCGCGCGGTCACAGTATTGAGAAAGTATCCCAGAAAGAGCCGTGGACATGGGGCAGCGAAGTGGAAGAAATTAGCCGCCGCGCTCTAACTCTACGCTACCGCTTGATGCCCTATCTCTACTCGCTGTTTTACACTGCCGCGCAAACGGGCGCACCTATCTGGCAACCACTTCTTTATCAGTTCTCCAAAGATACTACAACTTATCAGATTTCAGATCAGGTAATGGTGGGGCATGCCATTATGCTTGCGCCGATTTGCCGCCCCGGACAAACCACCCGCGCCGTGTATATGCCAGAAGGAGTCTGGTACGATTTCTGGAGTGACGAACGCTTGACCAAACCCGGTTACAGATTGGTGGAAGCCGAGCTTGATACAATCCCTATGTTTATGCGTGGCGGAACCATTGTGCCTTTTGGTACTGAAATGCAATACAGTGACGAGAAACCGCTAGATTTAATAACACTAGAAGTTTACCCAGATGCTAATGGAAGCGCCACCGGAGTGCTATATGAGGATGACGGGCATAGCTTCGGCTACCAGCACGGCGAATTTTGCCTGACTCGCTTCCAATGCGCTGTCGAAAACGGAAAGACAAAGATTTCCGCACAGCGACAGGGACAATATGCCCCTGCGCCACGTGCTATCGAGATATGGGTACATGGTGAGGGTGAAGCACGTAGCTACCAATTGCCACGCGACAGTGGCAACTGGCAAGTAGAGGTTTAG
- a CDS encoding nucleoside phosphorylase, translating into MPYPNYDGKHDLEAFITPQDFVKYARSRKSIPEEDLNVGVILCYQRSLLKQVLENEETEPLKVTGARFHLLKSAENRVAMCGGFGIGAPIAAIIMEELIAQGVKKFISIGTAGSLRQEAEIGDIVVCNRAIRDEGVSHHYLESGKYALPSAALTLAFKQSLEKAKVPFKEGATWTIDTPYRETIAEARHYQSEGVYTVEMEASALCAVAQCRGVELATAFAISDSLADLKWHPHFDSPLVEESLYRLFEAAKATLQQV; encoded by the coding sequence ATGCCCTACCCCAACTATGACGGCAAGCATGATTTGGAAGCGTTCATCACGCCGCAAGATTTCGTGAAATATGCGCGTAGTCGCAAGTCTATTCCTGAAGAAGACCTAAACGTGGGAGTAATTCTTTGCTACCAGCGAAGCCTGCTAAAACAGGTGCTGGAGAACGAAGAAACTGAACCGCTCAAGGTCACGGGTGCAAGATTCCACCTACTTAAAAGCGCCGAAAATCGAGTGGCTATGTGCGGTGGGTTTGGCATTGGCGCGCCGATAGCCGCTATCATTATGGAAGAGCTTATTGCGCAAGGAGTGAAGAAATTTATCAGCATAGGCACTGCCGGTAGCCTTCGTCAAGAAGCGGAAATCGGCGACATTGTAGTGTGCAATCGCGCTATCCGAGACGAGGGAGTGTCACACCATTATCTCGAATCGGGCAAATATGCGCTGCCCTCTGCCGCTTTAACGCTTGCCTTCAAGCAGAGCCTTGAAAAAGCAAAAGTGCCTTTCAAGGAAGGGGCGACATGGACAATTGACACACCATATCGTGAAACCATAGCCGAAGCGCGTCATTACCAGAGCGAAGGGGTTTATACGGTGGAAATGGAAGCATCTGCCCTTTGTGCAGTGGCGCAATGTCGCGGCGTTGAGTTGGCAACCGCTTTCGCCATCAGCGACTCGCTGGCAGATTTAAAATGGCATCCGCATTTCGACTCGCCGTTGGTAGAAGAAAGCCTATACCGTTTGTTTGAAGCAGCAAAAGCGACATTGCAACAAGTATAA
- a CDS encoding thiamine diphosphokinase has product MRKAIILAYIAQPLNNSRLKKFTQEAVAAGALLICADSAGEAALAWDLLPHWLVGDMDSIAPAVLRELTARPSVKVDSHPAEKDETDLELAIERALSEGATEITIVGGVGGRLDHTLGNLYLLAMPSLARSKARVRILSENEEVFLLSPDDSPLLLEGKKGELVSLFPFNGDATGVYTENLYYPLRHETLYFGPSRGISNVMLAESAEISLEEGRLLIIHTFAQS; this is encoded by the coding sequence ATGCGCAAGGCGATTATTTTAGCTTATATAGCGCAACCTCTTAATAATTCCCGGCTGAAAAAGTTTACGCAAGAGGCAGTAGCCGCAGGCGCACTGTTGATATGCGCCGATAGCGCCGGAGAAGCTGCCTTGGCATGGGATTTGCTGCCTCACTGGTTGGTAGGTGATATGGATAGTATTGCTCCAGCCGTTTTGCGTGAATTGACGGCGCGTCCTTCTGTTAAAGTTGATTCCCATCCCGCCGAGAAGGACGAAACCGATCTTGAATTGGCAATTGAGCGGGCTTTGTCAGAGGGAGCTACCGAAATAACTATCGTGGGTGGCGTAGGGGGACGGCTAGATCATACGCTAGGCAATTTGTATTTGCTGGCAATGCCAAGCCTTGCACGCTCCAAAGCTCGCGTTCGCATCCTATCCGAGAATGAGGAAGTATTCCTTTTAAGCCCTGACGATTCCCCACTGCTTTTAGAAGGCAAAAAGGGTGAACTGGTTTCACTTTTTCCTTTTAATGGAGATGCCACCGGCGTTTATACCGAGAATCTTTATTATCCCTTGCGCCACGAGACGCTCTATTTTGGACCTTCGCGCGGAATCAGCAATGTGATGTTGGCGGAGAGCGCAGAAATCAGCCTTGAAGAAGGACGTTTGTTAATAATCCACACCTTTGCCCAAAGTTAG